One Halictus rubicundus isolate RS-2024b unplaced genomic scaffold, iyHalRubi1_principal scaffold0651, whole genome shotgun sequence genomic window, AGGCAATCACTGTAATACCGATAGGCACGCAAGTCGAATCGAAAAACCATTTAAAGCTCGCGCACAAGCGTACATTGGTACCCAACAACGGCCGGAATGCACCTTTTGTCGTGGAGATCACTATATCTATGCATGcaataaattcttgaaattaaaCGTGCATGATCGAATAGCTGCAGCCAGAGACAAGCGATTATGCATTAACTGTTTACGAAACAATCACATCACAGCTAACTGTATCGCATCTGTCTGTAAAAAATGCAACCGAAAACACAATTCGCTATTGCATATAGACAATTATCATACACAATCAAATAACGAAAAAAGACCAGAAGCTAAGGCAATTCCTGGTAGTTCGAACGAGGTGATACAGAAAAGTTATGCAGTAACGTATGATTCGGAGGTGTTATTAGGAACGGCacgagtaaaaatattagataacAATAACCGAGAACGTGAATGTAGAATACTGTTAGACGGATGTTCACAATGCAATTTCATTTCTACGCGATTAGCAGAAACCCTTAAATTAGAACGGGATAACATTGATTTACCATTCGCAGGATTAGGTCAACTTACCACACGAGCTAAGTATCGAGTCAAAACCAAAATTAGGTCAAAGGCGAACAAATTTGAAGCAGAAGTAGAATTTGTAGCGTTACCGACAATCACAAGCGTATTACCTTCGCGACAAATCAATCGACGAACTATTGCCATTCCGCGAAACATTAAATTAGCCGACCCAGAATTTGATAAACCTGCAGAAATCGATGCGTTAATAGGAACCacactattttataaattactaaGCAACGGTCAAATTCAATTAGAAGACCAGTCGAAATTAACATTGCAGAAAACACTATTAGGTTGGATAGTTGTAGGTGAAATCGGCAATTTGCATTATAACGTAAACCCTAGAGCTTGTCACTTAATTACATCATTGGATAATCAGTTAACTCGATTCTGGGAGGTGGAAGAAATTCCTGGTAAAAGGCATTATTCGACAGAAGAATTAGAATGTGAACAATTGTTCACGGAAACCACTACACGCGATTCAGGTGGACGATACACGGTACAACTACCGTTCAATGAGCGAAAAAATTCCCTCGGTCAATCTCACAATATGGCATTGAATCGATTCTACGCGTTAGAGAAAAAACTAGCTAGAAACAATGCATTGAAGCAACaatattcagaatttttaaGAGAATATCGCGATCTCGGGCACATGCGTGAAGTTACTCAACACGATAACACACATGAAGGTTACTACATACCTCATCACGCGGTATTCAAAGACGAAGGTCTATCTACTAAGATTCGAGTAGTGTTTGATGCATCCGCCAAAAGTAGCACGAATATCTCATTAAATAACACGCTAAGAGTTGGACCTACTATCCAAgatgaattaatatttattatcatGAGGTTCAGATTACATAACGTGGTACTTGCAGCTGATATACAAAAAATGTACCGTCAAATCAAAGTTCAAGACTCAGACGCGATTTACCAAAACATCTTGTGGAGAGAAAATGAGCATGAGGCTATCCGTGTATTCAAATTAACAACTGTTACTCAAGGCACAGCACCAGCACCATTTCTTGCAGCTAGAACCTTACATCAACTCTCAAGTGATGAAAGGAGTAAATATCCTCAAGCCGCCGCGATCTTAAAAAATGACTTTTATGTCGATGACTTGCTCTCGGGCGCAGCTACCGTTCAAgaagcattaaaaataaaaaatcaattaGTTGAACTATTAAAACTCGGTGGATTTCAACTCCACAAATGGGCATCAAATAAGCCTGAATTAGTTGTCGAATCCGACAATGCAGATGCGTCGTCAAGCGTTTGTTTAAATATGCAGACAAGAAAGTTGTTAGGAGTTCATTGGAATTCTATCGAGGACGCGTTAATCTATTCAATCAAACCGCTGTCTAACGACAAGTGTGTTACCAAGCGCAATATATTATCGCATATTGCACAGTTATTTGATCCGTTAGGACTATTAGGGCCTGTAATCGTAATAGCCAAACTTATCATGCAATCATTATGGAAGGCGAATCTTAACTGGGATGAGTCAATACCAAAGGCGTTAATCACAAAATGGATGAACTTCAAGCATGAGTTGCCGATACTTAGCCAGTTTAAAGTACCTCGACAGATTATCCAAGTTAATTCCGTTGATATTCAATTACATGGATTTTGCGACGCCAGCGAGCGTGCTTATGGAGCCTGTATATACTTAAGATCCGTTAATAACACTGGCGATTGTTATGTACAATTGTTATGTGCTAAATCTCGAGTGGGACCGGTTAAGACCATGACCATACCTAGATTAGAATTATGCGCGGCTCACTTGTTGTCAAACTTAGTTAAAACCGTAACAGAGGCTTTAAGGTTAACATTCGCCAAAATTCACTTGTGGCCTGATTCTACAATCGCATTGCATTGGATTCAAGCTTCTCCTCATACGCTAAAAACATTCGTTGCCAATCGCGTGGCGGAAATTCAGGTAAAAACAAACATCAATGATTGGCATCATATTTCCACTGACGACAACCCCGCGGACGATCTCTCTCGCGGTCAAAATCCTTGTGAATTCATTCGAAACACACGTTGGTTACTCGGACCCACATGGCTTGCTCAAAATGAGAGCCAGTGGAAAATACGGCAATTGTCAGAAATAGTCATTCCGGATCAACGAGTTGCGACAGCCCTTCTGGTTGCAGGGCTGGgacaaaacaatttaaaacatgCAACCTTAAATAAAGATTACttgcaaataaaaaatgataCGTTTGAACAATTTTCCTCCATTACCGCCTTAAATAGATTTGTTGCACTTTGCCGTAGAGCCGTAGCAAATAGaagattagaaaataaaataaggggaCAATATACAGCAAGGGAACTACAAAATGCACATTGGCAAATAATTAAGGTGATTCAATACAATCATTTTTCACGAGATATCAACTGTTTAAAGGAAGGCAAAGAGTTAGGAGCGAAAAGCAAGCTTACATGCTTAAACCCGTTCTTAGATTCAACCTGCGTCATGCGTGTCGGAGGCAGACTAACAAACGCGGCAATGAGTTACTCGCGTAAATACCCAATATTGTTGCCCAGAAACGATCACGTGACGACTTTAATCATGCGTCATGAACACGAAAAGAATTGGTATGCAGGGGTACAAGCCACACTTAATACCATTAGACATAAGTATTGGCCAATAGATGGGAAGAACAAGACCCGTCAAATCATACGTAACTGCATACGTTGTAGCAAGTTAAATCCTCAGCTACCAGAATATATAATGGGTGATTTGCCCAAACACCGTGTAACACAGTCAAGACCATTCGCGAATGTGGGAATTGATTATTGTGGTCCTTTTTCGctcaaagaaaagaaatttcgaaacactGGTAAAGTAAAATCTTATGTAGCGGTATTTGTCTGCTTTAGCACAAGAGCCGTTCATCTTGAATTAGTCACTGATTTGACTACCGAAACTTGCCTGGAAGCCGTAAAACGGTTTTGCTCT contains:
- the LOC143364533 gene encoding uncharacterized protein LOC143364533; translation: MDIDQLETRKMRLDGYYQSFENTQVEIEELAEEAELGDDQNIERERFDELFYECSDLISRKLQALKAKETLTKPATNTPESASGLGQLTTRAKYRVKTKIRSKANKFEAEVEFVALPTITSVLPSRQINRRTIAIPRNIKLADPEFDKPAEIDALIGTTLFYKLLSNGQIQLEDQSKLTLQKTLLGWIVVGEIGNLHYNVNPRACHLITSLDNQLTRFWEVEEIPGKRHYSTEELECEQLFTETTTRDSGGRYTVQLPFNERKNSLGQSHNMALNRFYALEKKLARNNALKQQYSEFLREYRDLGHMREVTQHDNTHEGYYIPHHAVFKDEGLSTKIRVVFDASAKSSTNISLNNTLRVGPTIQDELIFIIMRFRLHNVVLAADIQKMYRQIKVQDSDAIYQNILWRENEHEAIRVFKLTTVTQGTAPAPFLAARTLHQLSSDERSKYPQAAAILKNDFYVDDLLSGAATVQEALKIKNQLVELLKLGGFQLHKWASNKPELVVESDNADASSSVCLNMQTRKLLGVHWNSIEDALIYSIKPLSNDKCVTKRNILSHIAQLFDPLGLLGPVIVIAKLIMQSLWKANLNWDESIPKALITKWMNFKHELPILSQFKVPRQIIQVNSVDIQLHGFCDASERAYGA